A single region of the Labrus mixtus unplaced genomic scaffold, fLabMix1.1 SCAFFOLD_180, whole genome shotgun sequence genome encodes:
- the LOC132965589 gene encoding breast cancer anti-estrogen resistance protein 1-like isoform X1 produces MFDCLQGAPQVENVLAKALYDNVAESPDELSFRKGDIMTVMERDTQGLDGWWLCSLHGRQGIVPGNRLKILVGMYDSKQQATPSTPDQAASCPPSLVQRPLPPQSAYAKPAPAPSSMAPGFLNKPLLSAQYTPMHPAQPNPDSVYMMPPSHGPKPSPQSLYQIPSGPTGPPPKAQPGPPNKAPALSQRQFTQDIYQVPPSAGPGPPGVASAGGTGAGQDVYQVPPSLEKRSWESSNKPLGKVRKEGRKEGD; encoded by the coding sequence aacGTGTTGGCGAAGGCGTTGTACGACAACGTGGCGGAGTCTCCGGACGAGCTGTCGTTCCGTAAGGGCGACATCATGACCGTGATGGAGCGCGACACGCAGGGATTGGACGGCTGGTGGCTCTGCTCCCTCCACGGTCGCCAGGGGATCGTCCCCGGCAACCGCCTGAAGATCCTGGTCGGCATGTATGACAGCAAGCAACAGGCCACGCCCTCGACGCCGGACCAAGCAGCTTCCTGTCCCCCGTCCCTGGTGCAgagacccctcccccctcagAGCGCTTACGCCAAACCCGCTCCTGCGCCGTCATCCATGGCCCCGGGGTTTTTGAACAAGCCCCTCCTATCTGCTCAGTACACGCCTATGCACCCCGCCCAGCCCAACCCCGACTCGGTCTACATGATGCCCCCATCACACGGCCCTAAACCCAGTCCGCAGAGTCTGTACCAGATCCCCTCTGGCCCCACTGGACCGCCTCCTAAGGCCCAGCCTGGACCCCCAAATAAGGCCCCCGCTCTTTCACAGAGACAGTTCACTCAGGACATCTACCAGGTGCCCCCTTCTGCAGGACCAGGGCCCCCCGGAGTGGCCTCTGCAGGGGGGACAGGAGCCGGGCAGGATGTGTACCAGGTGCCCCCCTCTCTGGAGAAGAGGAGCTGGGAGAGCAGCAACAAGCCACTGGGCAAggtaaggaaggaaggaaggaaggaaggggatTGA
- the LOC132965589 gene encoding breast cancer anti-estrogen resistance protein 1-like isoform X2, with amino-acid sequence MNYLNVLAKALYDNVAESPDELSFRKGDIMTVMERDTQGLDGWWLCSLHGRQGIVPGNRLKILVGMYDSKQQATPSTPDQAASCPPSLVQRPLPPQSAYAKPAPAPSSMAPGFLNKPLLSAQYTPMHPAQPNPDSVYMMPPSHGPKPSPQSLYQIPSGPTGPPPKAQPGPPNKAPALSQRQFTQDIYQVPPSAGPGPPGVASAGGTGAGQDVYQVPPSLEKRSWESSNKPLGKVRKEGRKEGD; translated from the coding sequence aacGTGTTGGCGAAGGCGTTGTACGACAACGTGGCGGAGTCTCCGGACGAGCTGTCGTTCCGTAAGGGCGACATCATGACCGTGATGGAGCGCGACACGCAGGGATTGGACGGCTGGTGGCTCTGCTCCCTCCACGGTCGCCAGGGGATCGTCCCCGGCAACCGCCTGAAGATCCTGGTCGGCATGTATGACAGCAAGCAACAGGCCACGCCCTCGACGCCGGACCAAGCAGCTTCCTGTCCCCCGTCCCTGGTGCAgagacccctcccccctcagAGCGCTTACGCCAAACCCGCTCCTGCGCCGTCATCCATGGCCCCGGGGTTTTTGAACAAGCCCCTCCTATCTGCTCAGTACACGCCTATGCACCCCGCCCAGCCCAACCCCGACTCGGTCTACATGATGCCCCCATCACACGGCCCTAAACCCAGTCCGCAGAGTCTGTACCAGATCCCCTCTGGCCCCACTGGACCGCCTCCTAAGGCCCAGCCTGGACCCCCAAATAAGGCCCCCGCTCTTTCACAGAGACAGTTCACTCAGGACATCTACCAGGTGCCCCCTTCTGCAGGACCAGGGCCCCCCGGAGTGGCCTCTGCAGGGGGGACAGGAGCCGGGCAGGATGTGTACCAGGTGCCCCCCTCTCTGGAGAAGAGGAGCTGGGAGAGCAGCAACAAGCCACTGGGCAAggtaaggaaggaaggaaggaaggaaggggatTGA